The Bacteroidales bacterium genome contains the following window.
TCGTAATTTGCATCACCAAAAATATCATCATTATATAAATCATTTATCCATGTATTATAAAAATAACCTACTTGGTTATAAGAAGATACTTCATCATATACAGGTCTATAATATTTTTCATTTGTTCGTGCCCTTGTTCCATATAGATCATCCGGTAAGCCTTTTACTGTTCTTGTGATTACACCTCCTGCATTTAAGCTCCAACCTAAACCAACCCAGGAAGCTTCTTCTTCTACTTTAATTCCTGAAGAATGGTAACTCAATGATATTGGTAAACTTAAATTCCGTACTTCAATGTTATAGATTGGAATATTTATTTGAGGAACACCAGTATAAGTTTTTACAGGTATTTCAGCATACTTTCCTAATGCGGATGCTGTTGGTGATGGCGGAAAAAAATTATCTACTCGTTGTTGTACCGTGCTTTGGTCGTTATAAAAATCGTATTCGTCTTGTGCTAATAAATTGTTTGTATTAAGGAATATGAATATTCCTAAACTAATCAATAAGTAGTTTATGGCTTTCATGTTTTTGTGGTTTTTCAATATTTTATTTTTTTCAAATCTTTCCTGAAATGGGGGTTTGTATTTTATGATTTATTGTAGCAAGCAACAAAGAACAAAGTAGTTTATATATTTCATTTTTTTTTATTACATATCTTTTCTGCTTTCTTTACTATTTAATTTTTTTTAAAAGAGCTTTAGTTTTATTTCGCATTACAAATGATTTTATTCTTACTTACTCGTTACAAATAAAATTTACAAATTATGCTAACCGTAGATATAATCTACATATAACAAGTAATTACACATTACGACTTGTAAGTGTTCTATTAATATGAATTAAAAAGAATTATTAATAATATGAACAAAATGATAAAGCCACAAATTAAATTTCTTTTAAGATATTTATCTGCTAATTCCTCACTTAGTGATAATTTCATACCACGTAAAATCCAAAACACAAAACCTCCAATTAATGCGGCTATAACCTTAGAGTGCATCTATTTACAATTGTTTTTTTCGAATTCTTCAACATTTATTCCATTTTCTTTTGCTTTCGTTAAATAATAGCAACCTTGATTTTTATCCCCTTTTTTTATATAAATAATACCAAGATATTTATATGTAATATAATTAGTTGAATCAATTTCTAATAAATAAGTAAAATCTTTCAGGGCATTTTCTAATTGATTAATTGAGTAATATGCATAACCTCTATTTACATAAGCTAAGCTGTATTTGTTTTTTTTATCTATAACGATATTTAGTTGTTTAATTGCTTCTTCGTATTTATTTTGATTTAAAAGTATTATGGCATAATTAAAGTAAGAATTAATAAAATCTTTATTAATTTCTATTTCTTTTTTATAGTCTAAAATTGCATTTTTAATATCGTTTATTTCTTGATAAACACATCCTCTGTTATAATATACATTTTCGCTTTCGTAATTATTACTAATACAAAAATTAAACTCTTTTAAAGCATTATTAAACTCTTTAAGATGGTCATAGACAATGCCTTTTGCATTATATGCATCATAATAATTTGGAGATATTTTAATAGCAGAATCATAATCATTTATGGCTCCTGAATAATCTCCAATAAAGTATCTTGCATCACCTCGTGCTACATAAAATAATGAATTTTTTTTATCAGAATTATTAATTGCAATTGTAATTTTTTCTATGGCGTTAAAATAATAATTAGAATCCAAAACTTGAGAATTGCAACAAAAATGTCCAAAAAGAAAAATAATTATAATTAAATTTTTCATATCTACATTATTATTAACTTATTTACGATTAAATATTTTGTTATTTTATAGTCTTTCTTCTTGATCATTATATTTTTCTGTTTCTTTCTCCATCAATTTATAAATTTTATTCATAACTTTTTCATTATTAATTGCTTTTTGGATAGCAGAAGAAGACATACTTTTATATAAAGAGTTTTTAGTATCACCCTTGCCTAATTTGACAGGTGAAACAGTATTAAGCACAACGCCAACGATTGTAGAAGCTACTGAGCCTACAACAGTTTTAACAACTTGTCCTACAGCTTCACCTGCCCCCCAAACAGCAACATCTTTAGCTCCATTTTTTATATTATCTTTTATATTATCAGAACTACCGGATAGTTCTCCATTAATATTCATTTCTAAAGAGTTTTTATCGTTAATTTTGCAATTAATATTTTTAGAAATTTCTTTTGTAACATTAATTTTTTCATCTATGCTAACATCATTATCTCCATAATAATTATTTAAAATGATTTCTGTTGTTTGATTTTCAATACTAGTCGTTAAAGTTATTAATTTCATAACTTTTTCAGTACGCGTATTATTCATTAGTGAATATGATTGATTTGTAGGAGGTTCTTGAGGAGCCTGACCATCCGGATCAATAAATCGAACTGGATTATTTAAGGCATATACATATGGCGACCAGCTATAATAAATTTCTGCCATTGGGTCAACAACAAACCACCTTCCCAGCCTTTTATCATAATGTCTGAACCCGTAATCGCTCATTAAATATCCATGTTCATTTTGTTCCTCTTTCCCGTTGTATTTGTAGTTTTGGCTTGCAAGGTTTGAGCTAACATACGATAATCCCCCCATAGTCATCCCAAAAGGATAATAACTATCTTCGCTTAACTCTAAAGCTGTTCCTTGACCATCATCAGTAAATGCAACTCTAACATTCCCCAAATGGTCTTTTAAAAAGTACTCATACCTGTATTTTGTTATAGTCCCTTCGTTTGGTGGTACAGTTACTTCATAAGGAACAATTCTGCCTTCGTCTGTGTGTATAAATTCAAGTCCGTTAAGGTTATATTCAAAAGCTCCGAGATAATATCTTGATGAAGTAAGTACAGTTTCAGTGAAAACCTGCTTTCTGATTTTTGTACCGTTTGCTGTGTAAGTGTAATGTATCTCGTTTCCATTGTCAAAATCAATTAAAGTTGGTAGATTTAGGTAGTTGTAGGTGTTACTGCAAAAATTTTTGTTGCTCAAAAAAAAGCTTACTTGCTCATTTTTAAGTGTTTTTAAATTTTTATATGTCTGCTCCTGTAAATCCATAATTCGACTTCGCTCATTACAA
Protein-coding sequences here:
- a CDS encoding tetratricopeptide repeat protein, with protein sequence MKNLIIIIFLFGHFCCNSQVLDSNYYFNAIEKITIAINNSDKKNSLFYVARGDARYFIGDYSGAINDYDSAIKISPNYYDAYNAKGIVYDHLKEFNNALKEFNFCISNNYESENVYYNRGCVYQEINDIKNAILDYKKEIEINKDFINSYFNYAIILLNQNKYEEAIKQLNIVIDKKNKYSLAYVNRGYAYYSINQLENALKDFTYLLEIDSTNYITYKYLGIIYIKKGDKNQGCYYLTKAKENGINVEEFEKNNCK
- a CDS encoding RHS repeat-associated core domain-containing protein, which codes for MDLQEQTYKNLKTLKNEQVSFFLSNKNFCSNTYNYLNLPTLIDFDNGNEIHYTYTANGTKIRKQVFTETVLTSSRYYLGAFEYNLNGLEFIHTDEGRIVPYEVTVPPNEGTITKYRYEYFLKDHLGNVRVAFTDDGQGTALELSEDSYYPFGMTMGGLSYVSSNLASQNYKYNGKEEQNEHGYLMSDYGFRHYDKRLGRWFVVDPMAEIYYSWSPYVYALNNPVRFIDPDGQAPQEPPTNQSYSLMNNTRTEKVMKLITLTTSIENQTTEIILNNYYGDNDVSIDEKINVTKEISKNINCKINDKNSLEMNINGELSGSSDNIKDNIKNGAKDVAVWGAGEAVGQVVKTVVGSVASTIVGVVLNTVSPVKLGKGDTKNSLYKSMSSSAIQKAINNEKVMNKIYKLMEKETEKYNDQEERL